Proteins found in one Kangiella sediminilitoris genomic segment:
- the htpG gene encoding molecular chaperone HtpG produces MSETATKQTHSFQTEVKQLLHLMVHSLYSNKEIFLRELISNAADAADKLRFKALKDSSLYGDDADLKIRITTDKDARTLTISDNGIGMTEQEVINHLGTIAKSGTADFLKQLTGDQKKDSKLIGQFGVGFYSAFIVADKVTVLTRSAGAGINEAVIWESAGDGEFTIEQTEKERRGTDITLHLKEGEEEFLEEFRLRSIIGKYSDHISLPVEMHKMASNEGDDESNNEFETVNKATALWTRPKSDISDEEYQEFYKHISHDFQDALTWSHNQVEGKQEYTSLLYIPSKAPFDLWNRDRVRGVKLYVQRVFIMDDAEQFLPVYLRFVRGLIDSNDLPLNVSREILQDSKVTQSLRNAAVSRILKMLEQLAKKDKEKYQQFWDEFGQVLKEGTGEDFANKEKIAKLFRFSSTHTDEKAQTVSLDEYIERMKPGQDKIYYIAADSFLAAKNSPHLEIFRKKGIEVLLMSDRIDEWTISHLNEYNDKKFVSVTKGDLDLGSLEDDEDKKAQEKASEEHKDFIERVKLALGEKVADVRVTMRLTDTPACIVAGEGDMPLQMVKMLQAAGQEVPDIKPVFEINPDHALISLVETEKNDEQFNQWVDVLFDQALLAEQGQLDDPASFASKLNKLLLKLAN; encoded by the coding sequence ATGTCAGAAACAGCAACTAAACAAACTCATTCTTTCCAAACTGAAGTAAAGCAACTACTGCACTTAATGGTGCATTCGTTGTATTCCAATAAAGAAATCTTTTTACGAGAACTCATCTCTAACGCCGCTGATGCTGCTGATAAGCTTCGTTTTAAGGCTCTTAAGGATAGCAGTCTCTATGGAGATGATGCTGACCTTAAGATTCGAATCACTACCGACAAAGACGCCAGGACGTTGACTATTTCAGATAATGGTATCGGTATGACCGAGCAGGAAGTTATAAATCACCTGGGGACGATTGCTAAGTCAGGTACCGCTGACTTCCTGAAGCAGTTAACGGGTGATCAGAAAAAAGACTCCAAACTAATTGGTCAGTTTGGTGTTGGGTTTTATTCTGCTTTTATCGTTGCGGATAAAGTGACTGTTCTGACGCGCAGCGCTGGCGCAGGTATCAATGAGGCTGTTATTTGGGAATCTGCTGGCGACGGGGAGTTTACTATAGAGCAAACGGAAAAAGAGCGCCGCGGAACTGATATAACCTTACACTTGAAAGAAGGTGAGGAAGAGTTTCTCGAGGAATTCCGCTTACGCAGTATTATTGGTAAATACTCAGACCATATCTCCCTGCCAGTAGAAATGCATAAGATGGCCTCTAATGAGGGTGACGATGAGAGTAATAATGAATTTGAGACAGTTAACAAAGCGACAGCCCTCTGGACTCGTCCTAAATCCGATATTTCAGACGAAGAATATCAAGAGTTCTACAAACATATTTCTCACGACTTTCAGGATGCATTAACCTGGAGCCATAATCAGGTAGAGGGTAAGCAGGAATATACCAGTCTACTGTATATTCCTTCGAAAGCGCCATTTGACCTATGGAACCGTGATCGTGTTCGCGGCGTGAAGCTGTACGTTCAACGTGTGTTTATTATGGATGATGCGGAGCAGTTTCTGCCTGTCTATTTACGATTTGTTAGGGGCTTGATTGATTCGAATGATTTGCCGCTTAACGTTTCACGAGAAATCCTGCAGGATTCTAAAGTGACTCAATCTTTGAGAAATGCTGCGGTGTCGCGCATTCTAAAAATGCTAGAGCAATTAGCAAAAAAAGACAAAGAAAAGTATCAGCAATTCTGGGATGAGTTCGGTCAGGTACTCAAAGAGGGTACGGGTGAAGACTTTGCCAATAAGGAGAAGATAGCAAAGCTATTCCGGTTTAGCTCAACCCACACTGATGAAAAGGCACAAACAGTATCGCTGGATGAGTACATTGAACGAATGAAACCAGGCCAGGATAAAATTTACTACATTGCAGCGGATAGTTTCCTTGCTGCAAAAAATAGCCCTCATCTAGAAATTTTCCGTAAAAAAGGTATTGAAGTACTTTTGATGTCTGACCGAATTGACGAATGGACCATCTCTCATCTAAATGAATACAATGATAAAAAGTTTGTATCTGTGACAAAGGGCGATTTAGATTTGGGCAGCCTTGAGGACGATGAGGACAAGAAAGCACAGGAAAAAGCCAGTGAGGAGCATAAGGATTTTATTGAGAGGGTAAAGTTAGCACTGGGTGAGAAAGTTGCTGACGTTAGGGTGACTATGCGACTGACAGACACACCAGCTTGTATTGTAGCTGGTGAGGGCGACATGCCTTTGCAAATGGTAAAAATGCTTCAAGCAGCTGGTCAAGAGGTTCCCGATATCAAGCCGGTCTTTGAAATTAATCCTGATCATGCGCTTATTAGCTTAGTTGAAACCGAAAAAAATGATGAGCAGTTCAATCAGTGGGTGGATGTATTATTCGACCAGGCTCTTTTAGCGGAGCAAGGTCAATTAGATGACCCCGCTAGTTTTGCCTCTAAATTGAATAAACTACTGCTAAAACTTGCAAATTAG
- a CDS encoding S41 family peptidase — protein sequence MTKISKSIKLSTACLAVLLVSSCGGGSDGGTTDPDPISEAPTWTAGVFEDESNFVNRCENPRTGTDIDGNPWPDEQGSYLYENHWLRSWSNNTYLWYDEIQDQNPANFALPTTYFEELKTFETTSSGANKDNFHFYQDTSEYQQRASTGASSGYGARFFLINPAPPRKVLVAYTEPNSPATNAGLTRGAEILEIDGVDVVNGSDTDTLNAGLFPASDGETHEFVVRDLGSSTTRTINITSTTVTVDPVQNETVFNTATGDVGYMQFNTFGTRIAEQDLIDAFVDFSNQGIQDLVVDLRYNGGGYLFISSQMAYMVAGSAKTSGRVYEETVWNDQHPNVNPVTGETLEPTPFYSSTSSEATAPGGTLPTLNLNRVFVLSTGGTCSASEAFINGLRGIDVEVILIGDTTCGKPYGFYPTDNCGTTYFTIQFRGENDKGFGQYADGFVPSSSDNGLDFVQGCVVADDFGHLLGDPDEAMLAAALEYQANGACPATVSNKVAQPRSAKPYISDDSLLKSKRVQRELFLDNNRILHIPEELH from the coding sequence ATGACTAAAATATCAAAAAGTATTAAATTATCAACAGCTTGCCTTGCAGTTTTACTTGTTTCGTCCTGCGGTGGGGGAAGTGACGGTGGCACGACTGACCCTGATCCAATAAGTGAAGCGCCAACTTGGACCGCCGGTGTTTTTGAGGATGAAAGCAACTTCGTCAATCGTTGCGAAAACCCTCGAACCGGTACCGATATTGATGGTAACCCATGGCCGGATGAGCAAGGTAGCTATTTGTATGAAAATCACTGGTTGCGATCTTGGAGTAACAATACCTACCTTTGGTACGATGAAATTCAAGATCAAAATCCAGCAAATTTTGCGCTACCAACCACATATTTTGAAGAATTAAAAACCTTTGAAACAACAAGTTCAGGTGCAAATAAGGATAACTTCCATTTCTATCAAGATACTAGTGAGTACCAGCAGCGTGCCTCAACTGGCGCTTCATCAGGTTACGGTGCTCGATTCTTTTTAATTAACCCCGCCCCTCCAAGAAAAGTTTTAGTGGCTTACACTGAGCCTAATTCACCCGCAACCAATGCTGGGCTAACTCGGGGTGCGGAAATTTTGGAAATCGACGGGGTAGATGTGGTTAATGGTTCTGACACTGACACTTTGAATGCAGGACTTTTCCCGGCTTCGGATGGAGAAACGCACGAGTTTGTAGTACGAGACCTGGGCAGTTCAACAACTCGCACCATCAATATCACCTCTACCACAGTTACCGTTGACCCTGTACAGAATGAAACTGTATTTAATACTGCAACTGGCGACGTAGGGTATATGCAATTCAATACATTTGGTACTCGAATTGCAGAACAGGATCTTATCGATGCATTCGTCGATTTTTCGAACCAAGGTATTCAGGATCTGGTTGTCGACCTGAGGTACAATGGCGGCGGTTATCTTTTTATTTCCAGTCAAATGGCATACATGGTGGCAGGTAGCGCTAAGACAAGTGGCCGTGTTTATGAAGAAACTGTTTGGAATGATCAGCATCCTAATGTTAATCCGGTGACAGGTGAAACTCTTGAGCCCACTCCATTTTACTCTTCTACATCGAGTGAGGCGACAGCACCTGGAGGGACTCTGCCAACGCTTAATTTGAACAGAGTTTTTGTCCTATCAACTGGTGGCACCTGTTCTGCTAGTGAAGCTTTTATTAATGGCCTACGTGGTATTGATGTGGAAGTAATCCTCATAGGTGATACTACATGTGGTAAGCCATACGGATTCTATCCAACTGATAACTGTGGCACTACGTACTTCACCATCCAGTTCCGCGGAGAGAATGACAAAGGTTTTGGGCAGTATGCCGATGGCTTTGTTCCTTCATCAAGCGATAATGGTCTAGACTTCGTTCAGGGTTGTGTTGTGGCTGACGACTTTGGTCATTTGCTGGGAGATCCTGATGAGGCAATGTTAGCTGCAGCTTTGGAATATCAAGCAAACGGAGCATGTCCAGCAACTGTCTCAAATAAAGTTGCGCAACCTCGCTCAGCCAAGCCCTATATTTCTGATGATTCATTATTGAAGTCTAAGCGGGTACAGAGAGAGTTATTCCTAGATAATAACCGAATTCTGCACATACCTGAGGAGTTACATTAA
- the recR gene encoding recombination mediator RecR, with protein MQSPLIKKLVDAFTCLPGVGPKSAQRMAYYLLERNRDGGIQLATALEAAMSGVEHCKRCRDFTESELCGICKSERRDKSLLCIVESPADVMAIEATGGFQGTYFVLMGHLSPLDGVGPEDIGLDQLKELINSEKPGEVILATNSTVEGEATAHFIAEMLKGTGIALSRIASGVPIGGELEYIDGGTLMHSFSGRQPYSS; from the coding sequence ATGCAGTCTCCATTGATAAAAAAGTTAGTTGATGCTTTTACCTGTTTGCCCGGGGTAGGGCCTAAATCTGCTCAGCGTATGGCCTATTATCTATTGGAGCGAAATCGAGATGGCGGTATTCAACTCGCCACTGCATTAGAGGCTGCTATGAGTGGCGTGGAGCACTGTAAGCGCTGTCGAGATTTTACGGAGTCTGAGCTATGTGGGATCTGTAAATCCGAACGACGTGATAAAAGCCTTCTTTGTATTGTAGAAAGCCCTGCTGATGTTATGGCTATCGAGGCTACAGGAGGTTTTCAGGGGACTTACTTTGTTTTGATGGGGCATTTGTCACCACTTGATGGCGTAGGTCCTGAAGACATTGGCCTGGATCAACTCAAGGAGCTTATTAACTCAGAAAAGCCGGGCGAGGTAATTCTGGCTACAAACTCTACGGTCGAGGGTGAGGCCACTGCTCACTTTATTGCCGAAATGCTTAAAGGTACCGGCATTGCGTTATCTCGAATAGCTTCAGGGGTGCCTATTGGTGGTGAGCTTGAGTATATTGACGGCGGAACTCTAATGCACTCATTTTCAGGCCGGCAACCGTATTCATCATAA
- a CDS encoding YbaB/EbfC family nucleoid-associated protein: MFGKGGLGNMMKQAQQMQEKMKQAQEEIANMEVTGEAGGGMVKVVMTGRHDVKSVTIDPSVLDEDKEFLEDLIAAATNAAVRKVEETTKEKMEGATEGLNLPPGMNLPF, from the coding sequence ATGTTTGGTAAAGGCGGTTTGGGCAATATGATGAAGCAAGCCCAGCAAATGCAGGAAAAAATGAAGCAAGCTCAAGAAGAGATTGCGAATATGGAAGTCACTGGTGAAGCTGGTGGTGGTATGGTTAAAGTTGTTATGACTGGCCGCCACGACGTTAAAAGTGTCACTATTGACCCAAGCGTCCTGGATGAGGACAAAGAGTTTCTTGAAGATTTAATTGCAGCAGCTACCAATGCTGCAGTGAGAAAAGTTGAAGAGACAACCAAAGAGAAAATGGAAGGTGCGACCGAGGGGTTAAATCTTCCTCCTGGTATGAATTTACCCTTTTAA
- the dnaX gene encoding DNA polymerase III subunit gamma/tau, translating to MSYQVLARKWRPKNFQELRGQEHVSRALVNAIESGRLHHAYLFTGTRGVGKTTIARILSKCLNCETNGVTATPCGECGSCCEIDEGRFVDLIEVDAASRTKVDDTRELLENVQYRPTRGRYKVYLIDEVHMLSNSSFNALLKTLEEPPEHVIFLLATTDPQKLPVTVLSRCLQFHLKHMEEETIASHLQYILEQESIEFETSSLHLIAQSAEGSMRDALSLLDQAIAYGQGKVLEEDIRTMLGTIDHKFMVRLLEALANRDSVMAIKAIDDMSHYPVDFADALKELLTRLHQIAVYQATQVVTDSAATYVPEFAEAFESADLQMYYQLGLHARRDLEWAPTPKQGLEMALLRMLAFQLDSGQAQAKKKVSIRSDSADKSKSSDVGGTPKEQSRQASQELQSATQINDALPEGTASSNLESEEEAFRNTSKTSPGTDKKGDSDEGISDEFAGYEQFFQQEEEDREQDVSHSFDSATKQQPEYQQPPAEKHPRDEKNKQSEDDSEALASLHTALGLNLGQTSEAVPEQPSVKQGSEGASVLVEEHFGDNQKDTDTSDQEPAYDTDIERLMQAKDTHTDTVDKSVKTQQHAEVVPDNNELERVDALDAPEEALEWANMVKRLELEGTYHQIAQSSCAIWNSDKELVLEINLEQEILLTASAKDAIKQSLDSFVGRSISIDWQLKAPSIMTPAEIWQHQAKLRLQKACEDLNQHPFSKQLQQRFGAKIDSQSVTYLEN from the coding sequence ATGAGCTACCAAGTGCTCGCCCGTAAATGGCGCCCTAAAAATTTCCAGGAATTACGCGGACAGGAACACGTCAGCCGCGCTTTAGTGAATGCTATTGAAAGCGGTCGTCTTCATCATGCGTATTTATTTACAGGAACCCGGGGGGTTGGTAAAACCACTATTGCTCGTATTCTTTCAAAATGTCTTAATTGTGAAACGAATGGGGTGACTGCAACCCCGTGTGGTGAGTGTGGCAGTTGTTGTGAAATTGATGAGGGACGTTTTGTTGACCTGATTGAGGTTGATGCCGCATCTAGAACGAAAGTAGATGATACGCGGGAGCTACTGGAAAACGTCCAATATCGACCAACCCGTGGTCGTTATAAAGTCTATTTGATTGACGAAGTTCATATGCTATCCAACAGCTCCTTTAATGCCTTGTTGAAGACATTGGAGGAGCCACCTGAGCATGTAATTTTCCTGTTGGCTACTACCGATCCTCAGAAGCTACCAGTGACTGTCTTGTCGCGCTGTTTACAGTTCCATCTTAAACACATGGAAGAAGAAACTATTGCTAGCCACCTACAGTATATCCTTGAGCAGGAATCAATTGAGTTCGAAACCTCCTCTTTGCATTTAATTGCGCAGTCTGCTGAAGGCAGTATGCGGGATGCTCTCAGTCTCTTAGACCAGGCCATTGCTTATGGGCAGGGTAAAGTTCTGGAAGAAGATATTCGAACCATGCTTGGTACCATTGATCATAAATTTATGGTCCGTCTACTAGAAGCCCTGGCTAACCGCGATAGTGTGATGGCGATTAAGGCGATTGATGATATGAGTCATTATCCTGTTGACTTTGCGGATGCCCTGAAAGAACTTTTAACCCGGTTGCATCAAATAGCTGTTTATCAGGCAACACAAGTAGTAACGGATAGTGCAGCAACCTATGTCCCTGAATTTGCAGAAGCTTTTGAGTCAGCTGATTTGCAGATGTACTATCAGCTAGGCCTTCACGCAAGACGAGATCTTGAGTGGGCGCCGACTCCTAAGCAGGGACTCGAAATGGCTTTACTTAGAATGCTGGCTTTCCAGTTGGATTCTGGTCAGGCTCAAGCAAAAAAAAAAGTTAGCATAAGGTCTGATTCGGCTGATAAGTCCAAATCTTCTGATGTGGGCGGTACTCCTAAAGAACAGTCCAGGCAAGCCAGTCAAGAGCTGCAGTCAGCAACGCAAATAAATGACGCCCTCCCTGAGGGTACTGCATCGTCAAACCTTGAATCTGAAGAAGAAGCTTTCCGAAACACCTCAAAGACAAGCCCTGGCACTGATAAAAAAGGTGATAGTGATGAAGGTATTTCTGATGAGTTTGCTGGCTATGAACAGTTTTTTCAACAGGAAGAGGAAGACAGGGAGCAAGATGTCAGCCACTCTTTTGATTCAGCTACAAAGCAGCAACCAGAATATCAACAGCCGCCAGCTGAAAAACATCCTCGGGATGAAAAGAATAAGCAGTCTGAAGACGACTCTGAGGCATTAGCAAGCCTTCATACCGCTCTAGGTCTAAACTTAGGCCAAACCTCTGAAGCTGTGCCTGAGCAGCCTTCGGTTAAACAGGGCTCTGAAGGAGCTTCCGTACTAGTCGAAGAGCACTTCGGCGACAATCAAAAAGATACAGACACTTCAGATCAGGAGCCTGCTTATGACACCGATATTGAACGGTTAATGCAGGCCAAAGACACTCACACTGATACGGTAGATAAATCTGTTAAGACTCAGCAACATGCTGAAGTAGTGCCTGATAATAACGAGCTGGAACGAGTTGATGCTTTGGATGCCCCGGAAGAGGCTTTAGAATGGGCAAATATGGTCAAAAGACTTGAATTAGAAGGTACTTACCACCAAATAGCACAATCAAGCTGTGCCATTTGGAATTCTGATAAAGAGCTTGTCTTGGAAATTAATCTGGAACAGGAGATTCTCTTAACGGCTAGCGCCAAAGATGCAATAAAGCAGTCTCTTGACAGTTTCGTTGGTAGAAGTATTTCAATCGACTGGCAGCTGAAAGCTCCGTCTATAATGACACCAGCAGAAATCTGGCAGCACCAGGCAAAGCTAAGATTGCAAAAGGCTTGTGAAGACTTGAATCAGCACCCATTCAGTAAGCAGTTACAGCAACGATTTGGTGCTAAAATAGACAGTCAGTCAGTAACTTATTTAGAAAACTAA
- a CDS encoding acyl-CoA dehydrogenase family protein — protein sequence MSEFNSLDDIVKKAKDVAETHQVTNQPPMLENYNIFESDMALLELLNNLRADWGHKEVSKLGEVLGQSQWINKGFQANQNPPKLHTHDRFGNRLDLIEYHPAYHELMDLAIEHKIPVLPWVNQREGSHLVRMAKNYLYNQIEAGSACPLTMTFSAVPPLRKSPHIGSQWLDKLLNGRYDPANKPIEQKTGVTIGMAMTEKQGGTDVRANKSYAALLSKKDKTYELIGHKWFCSAPMCDGFLTLAQTVQGLSCFLVPRWRPDGNKNQIYIQRLKDKMGNRSNASSEIEFRGAFGWLLGSEGKGVKTIIEMVALTRYDCMIGSSALMRQAVAQITHHCHYREVFNKPLDQHPLMQNVLADLCLESEAALAMTARMAKALDNPDDKFEQNLLRLTTAIGKYWICKRASSHIGEAQECLGGIGYVEESILPRLYREAPVNSIWEGSGNVQCLDVIRAINKSPETLDSYLQELSKAKGKNNDYDHLFKRTVKQLEDTPSDAFEFQSRYFVERLAKLMQACQLLLNGNPKIADSFCLSRLSEIRGLNYGNLPPSVDCKFIIDRARPKLN from the coding sequence ATGAGTGAGTTCAATAGTCTCGATGACATAGTAAAAAAAGCCAAAGATGTTGCTGAAACACACCAGGTAACTAACCAGCCTCCTATGCTGGAAAACTATAATATCTTTGAAAGTGATATGGCACTTCTTGAATTGTTGAATAACTTAAGGGCTGACTGGGGTCACAAAGAGGTTAGTAAACTGGGTGAAGTACTGGGTCAAAGTCAATGGATTAACAAAGGATTTCAGGCAAACCAAAACCCTCCCAAACTTCATACCCATGACCGTTTTGGAAACCGTCTGGATCTTATTGAATATCATCCGGCTTACCATGAACTAATGGATCTGGCTATAGAACATAAAATACCTGTTCTCCCCTGGGTCAATCAAAGGGAAGGCTCCCACTTAGTTCGGATGGCTAAAAACTACTTATATAACCAAATTGAAGCCGGGAGTGCCTGCCCATTGACCATGACCTTCTCTGCTGTACCACCATTAAGAAAAAGCCCACATATAGGATCTCAATGGCTGGATAAGCTACTCAATGGTCGGTATGACCCCGCTAATAAGCCCATTGAACAAAAAACAGGTGTCACCATTGGTATGGCCATGACTGAGAAACAAGGTGGAACCGATGTTCGTGCCAACAAAAGCTATGCGGCACTATTGAGCAAAAAAGATAAAACCTATGAACTTATCGGTCATAAATGGTTCTGTTCAGCACCCATGTGCGATGGTTTTTTAACTCTGGCTCAAACAGTTCAAGGCTTGTCCTGCTTCCTTGTACCTCGTTGGCGACCAGACGGGAACAAAAACCAAATCTATATTCAGCGCTTAAAAGATAAGATGGGTAACCGCTCAAATGCTTCTTCAGAAATTGAGTTTCGGGGCGCTTTCGGTTGGTTATTGGGCTCTGAAGGAAAAGGCGTCAAAACCATTATTGAAATGGTTGCGTTGACTCGATACGACTGCATGATTGGTTCTAGCGCGCTGATGAGACAGGCTGTAGCTCAAATCACTCATCACTGTCACTACCGGGAAGTCTTTAATAAACCTTTAGACCAGCACCCTCTAATGCAGAATGTGCTGGCGGACTTATGTCTTGAGTCCGAAGCCGCATTGGCAATGACAGCAAGGATGGCAAAAGCTCTGGATAATCCCGATGATAAGTTCGAGCAAAATCTATTACGCTTAACCACCGCTATTGGTAAATACTGGATCTGTAAAAGAGCCAGCAGTCATATCGGTGAAGCCCAGGAATGTCTCGGTGGGATAGGTTATGTCGAAGAGTCCATTCTCCCTCGTCTGTATCGTGAAGCGCCTGTAAACTCTATCTGGGAAGGAAGTGGTAACGTCCAATGTCTGGATGTCATTCGTGCCATTAACAAATCTCCGGAAACTCTGGATAGCTATTTACAGGAACTGTCCAAGGCTAAAGGAAAAAATAATGATTACGACCACCTTTTCAAGCGAACAGTTAAGCAACTGGAAGATACACCATCAGATGCTTTCGAATTCCAAAGTCGTTATTTTGTTGAACGACTGGCAAAACTGATGCAGGCATGCCAGCTGTTGCTGAACGGCAATCCCAAAATAGCAGACTCTTTTTGTTTGAGTAGACTTTCAGAAATACGAGGCCTGAATTATGGTAATCTCCCCCCCTCCGTTGACTGCAAGTTCATCATTGATAGAGCTCGTCCTAAGTTAAACTAA